The proteins below come from a single Falco peregrinus isolate bFalPer1 chromosome Z, bFalPer1.pri, whole genome shotgun sequence genomic window:
- the LYRM7 gene encoding complex III assembly factor LYRM7 isoform X2, with protein sequence MQSMLIKKVVISQVLKLFKLLHRTRQEVFKHDTRALEAARQKINEEFKNNQDEMSEEKIKELLKIASDVEVILRTSVIQAVHTDSDRIVLVPRKDLLQDNTPYFDKPTKKHES encoded by the exons ATGCAGAGCATGCTGATAAAGAAGGTGGTTATCTCTCAG GTTTTGaagctttttaaattactacACAGGACCCGGCAAGAAGTTTTTAAACATGATACCAGAGCTCTTGAAG ctgcAAGGCAAAAGATAAACGAAGAATTCAAAAATAACCAAGATGAGATGTCTGAAGAGAAGATAAAAGAG CTTCTGAAAATAGCTTCAGATGTTGAAGTGATTCTCAGAACTTCTGTTATTCAGGCAGTTCACACGGATTCTGACAGAATAG tgctCGTACCCAGGAAAGACCTGCTACAAGACAACACTCCTTATTTTgataaaccaacaaaaaagcatGAATCCTGA
- the LYRM7 gene encoding complex III assembly factor LYRM7 isoform X1, producing the protein MQSMLIKKVVISQVLKLFKLLHRTRQEVFKHDTRALEAARQKINEEFKNNQDEMSEEKIKECSYPGKTCYKTTLLILINQQKSMNPEENMPFSPEGLLKLQNFRADKYAFLPEYTSSVSKDKP; encoded by the exons ATGCAGAGCATGCTGATAAAGAAGGTGGTTATCTCTCAG GTTTTGaagctttttaaattactacACAGGACCCGGCAAGAAGTTTTTAAACATGATACCAGAGCTCTTGAAG ctgcAAGGCAAAAGATAAACGAAGAATTCAAAAATAACCAAGATGAGATGTCTGAAGAGAAGATAAAAGAG tgctCGTACCCAGGAAAGACCTGCTACAAGACAACACTCCTTATTTTgataaaccaacaaaaaagcatGAATCCTGAGGAAAATATGCCATTCTCCCCAGAAG GTTTACTGAAACTGCAGAATTTTAGAGCAGACAAGTATGCCTTTCTTCCAGAGTACACATCATCAGTCTCAAAAGATAAACCTTAA
- the LYRM7 gene encoding complex III assembly factor LYRM7 isoform X3, with translation MQSMLIKKVVISQVLKLFKLLHRTRQEVFKHDTRALEAARQKINEEFKNNQDEMSEEKIKELLKIASDVEVILRTSVIQAVHTDSDRIDYALEDL, from the exons ATGCAGAGCATGCTGATAAAGAAGGTGGTTATCTCTCAG GTTTTGaagctttttaaattactacACAGGACCCGGCAAGAAGTTTTTAAACATGATACCAGAGCTCTTGAAG ctgcAAGGCAAAAGATAAACGAAGAATTCAAAAATAACCAAGATGAGATGTCTGAAGAGAAGATAAAAGAG CTTCTGAAAATAGCTTCAGATGTTGAAGTGATTCTCAGAACTTCTGTTATTCAGGCAGTTCACACGGATTCTGACAGAATAG ATTATGCCTTGGAAGATTTGTGA